In a single window of the Aminomonas paucivorans DSM 12260 genome:
- a CDS encoding pyridoxal phosphate-dependent aminotransferase — MKRSARVQRLHPSATLGLTNRAKALRHEGKPVISFAAGEPDFGSPQAAYSAAVEAIRRQETHYTPVGGIPELRDAVRGDYARRFGLDIPSSRILIGCGGKPLIYEALQAAVDPGDEVLLFTPAWVSYVEQLHMAEGREVLVDTLGTDLVPTRETVEAALTPATRGMIVNTPCNPTGAVWDASVLGMLAEVAREKDLWVIFDEMYERLVYGEARHVNFLQVAPDLEDQTLLLNGASKSYAMTGWRIGYALGPKSWIDDINALQGHLTSNASSIAQWAALGALQGAEADVESMRGTFEKRRNLMVAELEKMPYVRFRVPQGAFYVFLDVSRSPLPDDREFSARLLEEQLVAAVPGTAFFAPGFLRFSYACSPDDIAQGMERLHRFLNSL; from the coding sequence GTGAAACGATCCGCCCGCGTCCAACGTCTCCACCCCTCCGCCACCTTGGGCCTGACCAACCGCGCCAAGGCCCTGCGACACGAGGGAAAACCCGTCATCTCCTTCGCCGCGGGGGAGCCGGACTTCGGCAGTCCCCAGGCGGCCTACTCCGCCGCCGTCGAGGCCATCCGTCGACAGGAGACCCACTATACCCCCGTAGGGGGCATCCCGGAGCTGCGGGACGCCGTGCGGGGGGACTACGCCCGGCGTTTCGGCCTGGACATCCCCTCCTCCCGCATCCTCATCGGCTGCGGGGGCAAGCCCCTGATCTATGAAGCCCTCCAGGCGGCAGTGGATCCGGGAGACGAGGTGCTCCTCTTCACCCCCGCGTGGGTGAGCTACGTGGAGCAGCTCCACATGGCGGAGGGCCGGGAGGTCCTGGTGGACACCCTGGGTACCGACCTGGTCCCCACTCGGGAGACGGTAGAGGCGGCGCTGACCCCCGCGACGCGCGGCATGATCGTCAACACCCCCTGCAACCCCACGGGTGCGGTCTGGGACGCATCGGTCCTGGGGATGCTGGCGGAGGTGGCTCGGGAGAAGGACCTTTGGGTGATCTTCGACGAGATGTACGAGCGGCTGGTCTACGGGGAGGCCCGGCACGTGAACTTCCTCCAGGTCGCCCCGGACCTGGAGGACCAGACCCTGCTGCTCAACGGGGCAAGCAAGTCCTACGCCATGACGGGGTGGCGCATCGGCTACGCCCTGGGACCCAAGTCCTGGATCGACGACATCAACGCCCTCCAGGGGCACCTGACCTCCAACGCCAGCTCCATCGCCCAGTGGGCTGCCCTGGGTGCCCTTCAGGGGGCGGAGGCGGACGTGGAGTCCATGAGGGGGACCTTCGAAAAACGTCGGAACCTGATGGTGGCGGAGCTGGAGAAGATGCCCTACGTGCGCTTCCGGGTCCCCCAGGGAGCCTTCTACGTCTTCCTGGACGTTTCCCGTTCCCCCCTGCCCGATGACAGGGAGTTCTCCGCCCGGCTCCTGGAGGAACAGCTGGTGGCTGCGGTGCCGGGAACGGCCTTCTTCGCCCCGGGATTCCTGCGTTTCTCCTACGCCTGCTCCCCCGATGACATCGCCCAGGGGATGGAACGGCTCCACCGGTTCCTGAACAGCCTCTAA
- a CDS encoding methylated-DNA--[protein]-cysteine S-methyltransferase produces MGNVVESEALRVWSSPVGLLELRSTAAGVRKIHFLGEEPLPLQEEPAAPGAEALLDRLIHQLEEYFLGLRRTFDLPLALEGTPFQLRVWEALREIPYGATASYEDIARQVERPRAFRAVGGANHANPVAIVVPCHRVVGKDGTLTGFGGGLDKKAWLLEHEGRHNRP; encoded by the coding sequence ATGGGGAACGTGGTGGAATCGGAGGCTCTGCGCGTCTGGTCTTCCCCCGTGGGGCTTCTGGAGCTGCGGAGCACCGCTGCGGGAGTCCGCAAGATCCATTTCCTGGGGGAGGAACCCTTGCCGCTCCAGGAAGAACCTGCCGCACCCGGAGCGGAAGCCCTCCTGGACCGGCTGATCCACCAACTGGAGGAGTACTTCCTGGGGCTGCGCCGGACCTTCGACCTGCCCCTGGCCCTGGAGGGAACGCCCTTCCAGCTCCGGGTCTGGGAAGCCCTGCGGGAGATTCCCTATGGGGCCACGGCGTCCTACGAAGACATCGCCCGGCAGGTGGAACGTCCCAGGGCCTTTCGGGCCGTGGGGGGAGCGAACCACGCCAACCCCGTGGCCATCGTGGTGCCCTGCCACCGGGTGGTGGGCAAGGACGGGACCCTCACGGGCTTCGGCGGAGGCCTGGACAAGAAAGCCTGGCTCCTGGAGCACGAAGGACGTCACAACCGCCCCTAA
- a CDS encoding metal-sensitive transcriptional regulator: MTNGSLIEELEALPQERKAMLNRLKRVEGQLRGIQRMIIEDKPCSEILVQLTAARKAMHNACIEILKNYVRRCLVEEGKEEAPKKMEDMEKLIRTLLDISPNG, from the coding sequence ATGACGAACGGCTCGCTCATCGAAGAACTGGAGGCCCTGCCCCAGGAACGAAAGGCCATGCTCAACCGGCTCAAAAGGGTGGAGGGACAGCTTCGGGGCATCCAACGGATGATCATCGAGGACAAGCCCTGTTCCGAAATCCTGGTGCAGCTCACCGCCGCGCGGAAAGCCATGCACAACGCCTGCATCGAGATCCTGAAAAACTACGTCCGGCGCTGTCTCGTGGAGGAAGGCAAGGAGGAAGCCCCCAAGAAGATGGAGGACATGGAAAAACTCATCCGCACCCTGCTGGACATCAGCCCCAACGGCTAG
- the hpf gene encoding ribosome hibernation-promoting factor, HPF/YfiA family — protein sequence MEVRFVTRNVELVDSIKEHMEKKLGKLDRFFDRILDTQVAVDFKRGMFVVEITSNVNGLVMRGEDYAPDLRKAFDKSLKNIERQVKRHKDVLTDRLQLKTRDISFDLEPEPFPAEADKVAEESGKVQIVKTKRFPVRVMTSQEAALQMDLLGHSFFVFRNDQSGDFSVVYRRREGGYGVLEPQE from the coding sequence ATGGAAGTACGCTTTGTCACCCGAAACGTGGAACTGGTGGATTCCATCAAGGAGCACATGGAGAAGAAACTGGGGAAGCTGGACCGCTTCTTCGACCGCATCCTGGATACCCAGGTGGCGGTGGACTTCAAGCGCGGCATGTTCGTGGTGGAGATCACCTCCAACGTGAACGGCCTCGTCATGAGGGGGGAGGACTACGCGCCGGACCTGCGGAAGGCCTTCGACAAATCCCTGAAGAACATCGAGCGGCAGGTGAAGCGGCACAAGGACGTCCTTACGGATCGGCTGCAGCTCAAGACCCGGGACATCTCCTTTGATCTGGAGCCGGAGCCCTTCCCCGCGGAGGCGGACAAGGTCGCCGAAGAATCGGGGAAGGTCCAGATCGTCAAGACGAAGCGGTTCCCCGTCCGCGTCATGACCTCCCAGGAGGCGGCGCTTCAGATGGACCTGTTGGGGCACAGCTTCTTCGTGTTCCGCAACGACCAGTCCGGGGACTTCAGCGTGGTCTATCGGCGCCGCGAGGGAGGCTACGGGGTTCTGGAACCCCAGGAGTAA
- the tadA gene encoding tRNA adenosine(34) deaminase TadA — protein sequence MGFPGEASPGRTGHEEDAVWMGEALAEARLALEEGEIPVGAVAVDHGRIVGRGRNRRKLQEAPFAHAEMEALRDACASLGTWRLDGVTLYVTLEPCPMCAGAILQTRVGRLVFGARDPRAGACGSLVDLLRDPRQTHRCRVREGVGREEAACLLGDFFLLRRRTGQRKRLLL from the coding sequence GTGGGGTTTCCCGGAGAAGCGAGCCCTGGAAGGACAGGGCACGAAGAGGACGCCGTCTGGATGGGCGAGGCCCTCGCGGAGGCGCGCCTTGCCCTGGAGGAGGGGGAGATCCCCGTGGGAGCGGTGGCGGTGGACCACGGGCGGATCGTGGGGAGGGGACGGAACCGCCGGAAGCTCCAGGAAGCCCCCTTCGCCCACGCGGAGATGGAGGCCCTTCGAGATGCCTGTGCGTCCCTGGGGACCTGGCGACTCGATGGGGTCACCCTCTACGTGACCCTGGAGCCTTGTCCCATGTGCGCCGGGGCGATCCTTCAGACTCGGGTGGGGCGTTTGGTCTTCGGGGCCCGGGACCCCCGGGCGGGGGCCTGTGGCTCCCTGGTGGACCTGCTTCGGGACCCGAGGCAGACCCATCGTTGCCGAGTCCGGGAAGGGGTGGGAAGGGAGGAGGCGGCCTGCCTGCTCGGGGACTTCTTTCTCCTCCGACGCCGCACTGGACAAAGGAAAAGGCTTCTCCTATAA
- the pyrH gene encoding UMP kinase, whose amino-acid sequence MKRPYERVLLKLSGEILAGHQGFGLDLEAVAGICEEIAEVARSGVSVAMVVGGGNILRGQQAVQKGMERAQADTMGMLATVINALALQDALERLGVSTRVQTAVEMRQVAEPFIRRRAIRHLEKGRVVIFAAGTGSPYFSTDTAAALRASEIGVECLLKATKVDGIYDRDPALYPDARRLPRVTYQEALQMQLKIMDAAAFALCQENRIPIVVFDVLKQGNLRKLLLEGEQVGSLVE is encoded by the coding sequence ATGAAACGACCCTACGAGCGGGTGCTGCTGAAGCTGTCCGGGGAGATCCTGGCGGGGCATCAGGGTTTCGGCCTGGATCTGGAGGCCGTGGCGGGGATCTGCGAGGAGATCGCGGAGGTGGCCCGTTCCGGCGTGAGCGTGGCCATGGTGGTGGGAGGGGGCAACATTCTCCGGGGGCAGCAGGCGGTGCAGAAGGGCATGGAACGGGCGCAGGCGGACACCATGGGGATGCTGGCCACGGTGATCAACGCCCTGGCCCTGCAGGACGCCCTGGAGCGGCTGGGGGTCTCCACCCGGGTGCAGACCGCGGTGGAGATGCGCCAGGTGGCGGAACCTTTCATCCGGCGTCGGGCCATCCGGCACCTGGAAAAGGGGCGGGTGGTGATCTTCGCCGCCGGCACCGGATCCCCGTATTTTTCCACCGACACCGCCGCGGCCCTTCGGGCGTCGGAGATCGGGGTGGAGTGCTTGTTGAAGGCCACGAAGGTGGATGGTATATATGACCGAGACCCGGCGCTGTACCCCGATGCCCGGCGTCTGCCCCGGGTCACCTACCAGGAGGCCCTGCAGATGCAGCTGAAGATCATGGATGCGGCGGCGTTTGCCCTGTGCCAGGAAAACCGCATCCCCATCGTGGTGTTCGACGTGCTGAAACAGGGGAACCTGCGAAAGCTACTCCTGGAGGGAGAGCAGGTCGGTTCCCTGGTCGAGTGA
- a CDS encoding hydrogenase maturation nickel metallochaperone HypA — MSLVESLLESLEMVVREQGVTGVREVGLRVGALRQVEPEVMAFCFSVATRGTFLEGAELRVILQPLRRRCLTCGHRWEGALQEAACPRCGSVSERTGGFELDLEYIEVKEDESTHYPEP, encoded by the coding sequence ATGTCCTTGGTGGAATCCCTCCTCGAATCCCTGGAGATGGTGGTTCGGGAGCAGGGGGTCACGGGGGTTCGGGAGGTGGGGCTCCGCGTGGGGGCCCTGCGGCAGGTGGAGCCGGAGGTGATGGCCTTCTGCTTCTCCGTGGCCACCCGGGGGACCTTCCTGGAGGGGGCGGAGCTTCGGGTGATCCTCCAGCCTCTCCGGCGGCGTTGCCTGACCTGTGGGCACCGCTGGGAGGGGGCTTTGCAGGAGGCGGCCTGTCCCCGCTGCGGGAGTGTTTCGGAAAGGACCGGCGGGTTCGAGCTGGATCTGGAGTACATCGAGGTGAAGGAAGATGAATCGACGCATTACCCTGAACCGTAG
- the speD gene encoding adenosylmethionine decarboxylase, producing the protein MEVKPIKKIKKLKKLKLYGFNNLTKSLSFNLYDVCYAKTTEHRNAYIDYIDEEYNATRLTGILTEVARIIGANVLNVAQQDYDPQGASVAVLISEEKVGEECPPEICDSETPGPLPETLLAHLDKSHITVHTYPESHPDRGVCTFRADIDVSTCGRISPLKALNYLLHTFSPDIAIMDYRVRGFTRDISGEKYFLDHKINSIQNFISKDTRELYQLIDVNVYQENIFNTKMTLKEFDLDNYLFGTGKKSLLPREKKRVKQEIKREMAEIFAGRNLPSF; encoded by the coding sequence TTGGAAGTCAAGCCCATCAAGAAGATCAAAAAACTGAAGAAGCTCAAGCTGTATGGTTTCAACAACCTCACGAAATCCCTCAGCTTCAACCTCTATGACGTATGCTATGCCAAGACCACGGAACACCGCAACGCCTACATCGACTACATCGACGAGGAATACAACGCCACGCGCCTCACGGGGATCCTGACGGAGGTGGCCCGGATCATCGGGGCCAACGTCCTCAACGTGGCCCAGCAGGACTACGACCCCCAGGGTGCCAGCGTGGCGGTGCTGATCTCCGAGGAGAAGGTGGGGGAGGAGTGTCCTCCGGAGATCTGCGACAGCGAGACCCCGGGGCCCCTGCCGGAGACTCTCCTCGCCCATCTGGATAAAAGCCATATCACCGTGCACACCTACCCGGAAAGCCACCCGGACCGAGGGGTCTGCACCTTCCGGGCGGACATCGACGTGTCCACCTGCGGGCGCATCTCTCCCTTGAAGGCGCTGAACTACCTGCTGCACACCTTCTCTCCCGACATCGCCATCATGGACTACCGGGTCCGGGGATTCACCCGGGACATCTCCGGGGAGAAATACTTCCTGGACCACAAGATCAACTCCATCCAGAACTTCATCTCCAAGGACACCCGAGAGCTGTACCAGCTCATCGACGTGAACGTCTACCAGGAGAACATCTTCAACACCAAGATGACCCTGAAGGAATTCGATCTGGACAACTACCTATTCGGAACGGGGAAGAAATCCCTTTTGCCGAGGGAAAAGAAGCGGGTCAAACAGGAGATCAAGAGGGAGATGGCGGAGATCTTTGCGGGACGCAACCTGCCCAGCTTCTAG
- the tsf gene encoding translation elongation factor Ts, with the protein MALDMESVKELRARTGAGVLDCKKALAECGDDVEKAVDYLREKGLAKAAKKVGRTAAQGLVFSYIHTNGKIGVLVELNCETDFVARTDEFQQLGHEIAMQIAAANPQYVSPEEVPSDDLEREKEIYRNQALEEGKPAHIVDKIAEGRVNKFYEETCLLEQNYIRDPDRKIKDMVIDNIAKMGENIVVRRFARYSIGE; encoded by the coding sequence ATGGCCTTGGACATGGAATCGGTGAAGGAGCTGCGTGCCCGCACGGGCGCCGGAGTGCTGGACTGCAAGAAGGCCCTGGCGGAATGCGGGGACGATGTGGAAAAGGCGGTGGATTACCTTCGGGAGAAGGGACTCGCCAAGGCGGCCAAGAAGGTGGGTCGCACCGCCGCTCAGGGATTGGTCTTCAGCTACATCCACACCAACGGGAAGATCGGTGTCCTGGTGGAGCTGAACTGCGAGACGGACTTCGTGGCCCGCACCGACGAGTTCCAGCAGCTGGGACACGAGATCGCCATGCAGATCGCCGCCGCCAACCCCCAGTACGTCTCCCCTGAGGAGGTCCCCTCGGACGACCTGGAGCGAGAGAAGGAGATCTACCGCAACCAGGCTCTGGAAGAGGGCAAGCCCGCCCACATCGTGGACAAAATCGCCGAGGGTCGGGTGAACAAGTTCTACGAGGAGACCTGCCTCCTGGAGCAGAACTACATCCGAGACCCGGATCGCAAGATCAAGGACATGGTGATCGACAACATCGCCAAGATGGGGGAGAACATCGTGGTCCGACGCTTCGCCCGCTACTCCATCGGCGAATAG
- the hypB gene encoding hydrogenase nickel incorporation protein HypB: MNRRITLNRRVALADEVYARQVRERCAQGGILLVNLIGSPGAGKTTLLERVLPQMPCRCGVVEGDVATSRDAQRIAACGVPVVQINTGGGCHLEAHLVLRGLEDLPLDDLDLVFVENVGNLVCPAEFDLGEDFKVAVSSVPEGADKPLKYPSLFSQAACVVLTKTDLLPYLPFDEELFWKDVESLNPRGRRFRVDGLRGDGAEEWVRFLAETLETKRCGA, encoded by the coding sequence ATGAATCGACGCATTACCCTGAACCGTAGGGTCGCCCTGGCCGACGAGGTCTACGCGCGGCAGGTGCGGGAACGCTGCGCCCAGGGGGGGATCCTCCTGGTCAACCTGATCGGGTCCCCGGGGGCGGGGAAGACCACCCTGCTGGAGCGGGTGTTGCCCCAGATGCCCTGCCGCTGCGGGGTGGTGGAGGGGGACGTGGCCACCTCCCGGGACGCGCAGCGCATCGCCGCCTGCGGCGTCCCGGTGGTGCAGATCAACACGGGCGGCGGCTGCCACCTGGAGGCTCACCTGGTGCTCCGGGGTCTGGAGGACCTGCCCCTGGACGACCTGGACCTGGTGTTCGTGGAGAACGTGGGCAACCTGGTCTGCCCCGCGGAGTTCGATCTGGGGGAGGATTTCAAGGTGGCGGTGTCCAGCGTGCCCGAGGGGGCGGACAAGCCCCTCAAATATCCCTCCCTGTTCTCCCAGGCCGCCTGCGTGGTGCTCACCAAGACGGACCTGCTTCCCTACCTGCCCTTCGACGAGGAGCTGTTCTGGAAAGACGTGGAATCCCTCAACCCTCGGGGACGGCGTTTTCGGGTGGACGGCCTCCGGGGGGACGGGGCGGAGGAGTGGGTCCGTTTTCTGGCCGAGACCCTGGAGACCAAGCGGTGCGGGGCCTGA
- the rpsB gene encoding 30S ribosomal protein S2, with translation MAVVSMKQLLECGVHFGHQTRRWNPKMKPFIFTERNGIYIIDLQKTVKGLEKAYDFVREISKSGGSILFVGTKRQAQEPIRNEALKSGQFYINQRWLGGLLTNFATIRRRVNRMVELEQMENDGSINRYPKKEIIQLRKEREKLEKYLSGIKDMRETPDALFIIDPRRETIAVQEARKLHIPVVAIVDTNCDPEVIDFPIPGNDDAIRAIELITGLMSSAFVEGRQGVDGAVQPEEAVEEPAEVVETVETETIVVREKLHDAYSEVGEKVVNQELEDRKGWKEA, from the coding sequence ATGGCAGTGGTCAGCATGAAACAGCTTCTGGAGTGCGGGGTCCATTTCGGGCACCAGACCCGTCGGTGGAACCCGAAGATGAAGCCCTTCATCTTCACGGAGCGCAACGGCATCTACATCATCGACCTGCAGAAGACCGTCAAGGGATTGGAGAAGGCCTACGATTTCGTCCGGGAGATCTCCAAGAGCGGGGGCAGCATCCTGTTCGTGGGCACGAAGCGCCAGGCCCAGGAGCCCATCCGGAACGAGGCCCTCAAGTCCGGGCAGTTCTACATCAACCAGCGTTGGCTGGGGGGGCTGCTTACCAACTTCGCCACCATCCGTCGCCGGGTGAACCGCATGGTGGAGCTGGAGCAGATGGAAAACGACGGCTCCATCAACCGCTACCCCAAGAAGGAAATCATCCAGCTTCGCAAGGAGCGGGAGAAACTGGAGAAGTACCTCTCCGGCATCAAGGACATGCGGGAGACCCCCGATGCCCTCTTCATCATCGATCCTCGCAGGGAGACCATCGCGGTGCAGGAGGCTCGCAAGCTCCACATCCCCGTGGTGGCCATCGTGGACACCAACTGCGACCCCGAGGTGATCGATTTCCCCATCCCGGGGAACGACGACGCCATCCGGGCCATCGAACTCATCACCGGTCTCATGTCCAGCGCCTTTGTGGAGGGCCGCCAGGGCGTGGACGGGGCGGTGCAGCCCGAGGAGGCCGTCGAGGAACCCGCAGAGGTGGTGGAGACCGTCGAAACGGAAACCATCGTGGTTCGCGAGAAACTTCACGACGCTTACTCCGAAGTGGGGGAGAAGGTCGTGAATCAGGAACTGGAAGACCGTAAGGGTTGGAAGGAGGCTTAG
- the frr gene encoding ribosome recycling factor, which yields MPQSQIKDMKHRTEKSIEHLKTTLQGIRTGRAHPALVEEIKVDYFGTLTPLKQMAMVNIPESRQIVIAPWDKTALKAIEKAIQASSLGVNPRIDGESIRLTLPELTRERRVELSKLVNKYSEEAKVAIRNIRREVLEALKKMEKDGTISEDELKKLQKEVQEHTDEATRKVEQATAEKDKEILND from the coding sequence ATGCCGCAGAGCCAGATCAAGGACATGAAGCATCGCACCGAGAAGTCCATCGAGCACCTGAAGACCACCCTCCAGGGGATCCGCACCGGGCGGGCCCACCCCGCCCTGGTGGAGGAGATCAAGGTGGATTACTTCGGCACCCTGACGCCCCTCAAGCAGATGGCCATGGTGAACATCCCCGAGTCCCGGCAGATCGTCATCGCCCCCTGGGACAAGACGGCCCTCAAGGCCATCGAGAAGGCCATCCAGGCTTCCTCCCTGGGGGTGAACCCCCGCATCGACGGGGAGAGCATCCGCCTCACCCTCCCGGAGCTGACCCGGGAACGGCGGGTGGAACTCTCGAAGCTGGTGAACAAGTATTCCGAGGAGGCCAAGGTGGCCATCCGGAACATCCGTCGGGAGGTCCTGGAAGCCCTCAAGAAGATGGAGAAGGACGGGACCATCAGCGAGGACGAGCTGAAGAAGCTCCAGAAGGAAGTCCAGGAGCACACCGACGAGGCCACCCGCAAGGTGGAGCAGGCCACGGCGGAGAAGGACAAGGAGATCCTGAACGACTGA